CATCCCGCTCGGACGCCCTGGCGATGCCCGCGAGGTCGCTGCGCTGATCGCCTTCCTCGCCTCGCCGGAGGCCGCCTACATCTCGGGGGCCTCGGTCGTGATCGACGGCGGCATGCTGCAGATGGGACCGCAGGCGGGCGCGGCGATCGAGAGCCACGACTGGCGCACGGTCTGAGCGCAGGTCAGCGGCGGATCGAGTCCCGGAACGGGTTCGGTTCGAGCGTGTAGTCCGTGGTCGGGTCCGCCCAGGTGTCCTGGGCGGACCGGTGGCGGCCCGAACGCAGGGCGGAGAGCGCATGCGTCGCAGGCACGCCTGCGGCGAGCGCGAGGCGGCCGGTGAGGGAGCGGTCCGCGCGGCCGAGCACGCTCGCGCGATGCCAGGCCTCGTGCAGCGCCCCGCCCCGGGCCGCGGGCACCCGTCGATGCGGCAGGGCCCCGGCCCGACGCAGCGCCACGAGCTCCTGCACCCGATCCCACCAGTCCGACTCCACCTCCGGGTGGAAGTAGTTGTCGCGGAGCCAGGACGGGTGCGGGTGGCGGAACCGGCCGGCGACGACCTCGCCCGCGCCGCCCAGCAGACCGCTGCCGATGAAGACCGTGTTGAGGAGACTCTTGTGCACCCCGAAGCGGTCGAGCGCGATCACGGGGACCCCGTGGGCCAGCGCCTCGACCGCCGCCGTCGAGCTCACCGTGACCAGACCGGCGGCGGACTCGAGCGCGGTCGCCATCGGCGCGTGCGAGAACACGAGGTTCGCCGGGCGGCCCGCCGTGAAGAGACGGGTGTACGGATCACGGTCGAGGTGGGTCTCGGCCTCCCCCGGCCGGGACCGCACCTTGACGACCACCCGGCGCGACGGATCGGCCTCCGCGGCGCGCACGAGAATGGCGGCGATCGCTGCGCGCTCCTCCGGCCGTCGGGGCACGAGGGCCTGCGCGGCGAAGACGACGTCCGTCGCCCCGGGCCGACGGACCGCCGCGGGTGTTCCGTCGACAGGACGTTCCGCCAGAGCGATGCCGCCCGCACCCCCGGAGAGCACTCCGGCCGCCGCGGACTCCCGGAGACGGCTGCCACTCCACCGCTCGCGACCCCGCGCGAAGGGCAGGGTCGCCAGAGCGAGCGGCGTCCGCACCCCGATGCGCTCGCCGAGCTCGGCGAAGGCACGGCGCTCGCGGTGCGAGTGCACGATCAGCAGGTCGGTGTGTCGCCGGTAGTCGAGCGCCCCGCGCTGGGCGGGGATCGCCATGCCGGGGAGCCCCGAGACGGTCACCGGACGGTGCCGCAATGCATCGACGACTCGGCCCAGGAGGCGGACGAACGGTCCCCGCCCGGCGAGCAGCACCACGTCCGGGCGCTGGACTTCGAGCCATCCGGCCACGCGCTCGAAGTCGAGCCGCGTGACGTCGGCGGCGCCGAAGCCGGTGCCCGCCAGCGCCGCATCCTGCTGCGCGGCGCTCACCGTCAACGGCGTGCGTACCAGCAGGAGCTGCGATCGCAGGTCGGGCACGGCCCCCAGCAACGATGCCGCCCACTTCACGAACGAGTCGGCGTCCGCGATGGCGACGACGCGCATCCCGGCGCCGGCGGTCATGCGGGCACGCGGCGGAGCTTCGCCATCGGCGCCCGCTCGCTGTCGAAGACGCGCTTGACGCCGTCGCCCACCGCGCTCTCGATGACACGGATGTCGCGGACCAGGTGTTCCAGGCCCCCGGGCTCCAGGGATGCGGCGTGATCAGAACCCCACATCGTCCGGTCCAGGGTGATGTGGCGCTCCACGGCGACGGCTCCCATCGCGACCGCGGCGAGGGAGATCTGCAGGCCGCGCTCGTGTCCCGAATAGCCGACCGGGATCCCCGGATAGCGGTCCCGCAGGGTCGCGATCACCCGCAGGTTCGCCTCCTCGGGCTCGAGCGGATAGGTCGAGGTCGCGTGCATGAGGACGACACGGTCGGTGCCGAGCGTGTCCAGCGCGCGGTCGATCTGCTCCATGGTGGACATGCCCGTCGAGAGGATGACCGGCTTCCCGGTCTCGCGCAGCGCGACGAGCAGCTCGGTGTCGGTCAGACTCGCCGACGCGACCTTGTGCGCCACGACGTTGAGGTCTTCGAGGAAGGCGACGCTCGGCACGTCCCACGGCGAGGCGAACCAGTCCAGGCCCTGCATCGTCGCGTGGTCGCCGATCTCGACGTATTCGTCGCGGCCGAACTCCACTCGGCGCCGGTAGTCGAGGTAGCTCATGGTGCCCCACGGCGTCTCTCGCGGCACGTCGCGCATGTGCTCCGGGGTGGAGATCTCGGGCGTGCGCTTCTGGAACTTCACCGCGTCCGCGCCGGCTCGGGCCGCGACGTCGATGAGGCGCTTGGCGATGTCGACGTCGCCGTTGTGGTTGAGGCCGATCTCCGCGATGACGTAGGCGGGACGGCCGCCGCCGATCACGTGCGATCCGATGCTGACAGTCATGATTCCTCCGGTCGTCGAACGGTCAACCGCCCCGTCCTTCCTGAGTACGGGCCGCGGGTGAACACCGATCGACCGGACGGTTACCGGGGGCGGTCAGCTCGACAACACCCGTTCGACGAGCTCCCGCACGGCCCCGTCGCCGCCTCGCCTCCCCAGCACGACGCGCGCCTCCGCACGGACGAGCGGGTGGGCGTTCGCGACGGCGACCGGCCAGCCCACGATCCGCATGGCGGGAAGGTCGTTGACGTCGTTACCGAGGTAGGCGACGTCGGCGAGCGCCACATCCTGCTCCTGCGCCCACTGCCGCAGCGCGGCCTCCTTGTCGGCGATCCCGTGCAGGACGGGGACGCGGAGCTTGTCGGCTCGGGCTCGCACCACGGGGTTCACCTCGGTAGAAAGGATCAGCATCGGCACCCCCGCCCGCCGCAGGAGCGAGACGCCCATCCCGTCCTCCCGGCTGACCCGCACCCGCTCTCCGCCATCCGCGTCGATGATCGCCGTGTCGTCGGTATGCACCCCGTCGAAGTCGGTGACCACGGCGCGGACGGGGATCCGCACCGGGCTCTCATGCAGAACGGCAAGGGCCCGTGCGGCCTGAAGCTGCGCGGCATCGTCGATCTCGATCGCGGTCTCCTCGGACACGGGGGCGATCCCGATCCGCCCGAAGAAGCGGTGGCGGTGGGCGCGGAATCCGTCGACCCGGAACACGTAGAAGGCTCCGGTCTCCAGATAGTGCGGCTCTCGGTCCTGGCGGCGAGGGCGGTGGCCGGCCTCGTGGTTGATCGCCTCGGCCGTGCCGTCGACCCCCCGGCGCCAGAGGAAACCGTAGGTCTCGACGGCGGAGAAGACGCTGTCGGACTCTCCCTGCTGCACCTCGGCGACGGCATCGGCCAACGCGGCGCTCGGGAGGAAGGGCGAGGTGGCCTGCAGGAACGCGACGACCTCGAACCGCTCACCCTCGCGCTCCAGCTCATCGAGCGCATGGAGGATCGCCGCCTCCGAGGTCGCGGTGTCTCCGGAGAGCTCGACCGGCCGCCGGATCACCCGCGCGCCCGCCTCCTCGGCCGCCACGGCGATCTCGTCGTCGTCGGTCGAGACGATCACGAGGTCGAAGCACGCCGCCGCCCGCGCAGCGTGCACGGCTCTGGCGACGAGGGGGACGCCCCCCACACGCTCGAGGTTCTTCCGCGGGATCTGCTTCGATCCGCCCCGCGCGGGGATGATCGCCACCGTCGTCTGCAGGCGCTCGTCCATGTCATGTCTCCTCATCGTCCGCGGATCTCCCGCCAGGCACGGCCCACGCGGCGTCGGGCGCCGACAGCGGTCAGCCGCCATTCCTCTATCCGTCCCACCCCGCCGCGCGGAGCCAGCAGGCGGCGCACGCCCCGCGGCGCCGACCCCCCGGGGAGGGCGAGCGCGGTCAGCCGCTCCGATGCGAAGTACCGCCGACGCTCCTCGCGGTCGAGGCCGTCCAGCAGCTCCTCCGCCCTGGCTCGAAGGTGCCCCGCGATCTCCGGTTGCATCGTGTAGCCCACCGCGTCCACGAGGAGCTGCAACCGATCCGGATCGGCATAGGGGGAGAGCGTCCGTGTGAGCGCATCGACGATCGTCAGGGGGATGCGGTTGCTGTTCTCCACCGGGGTCAGGGTGCGGAGCAGCTCCGTCGCGCCCGCGGCGCCGATCCTCCGCCCGAACAGGGTGCGGACCGTGGGCAGAGCCGTCGAGAAGGTCGCCACGACGGCGCGCGCGTCGAGGCGCTCCGCCAGGAGTTCGGCAGCCAGACGACCGCGGTCCTCCACGAACGCCAGACCGCGACTCTCCGCATGAGCGCGCACGGCGTGGGCGAGCTGCGGCGGTGCTGCGGGATGGGGCTTGAAGACGATCCGCTCCGGGAGCTCTTCCGCCGCCCGGTCCACCAGACGCTGCTGGAGCGCGACCTCCTCCGTCGCGGTCATCAGACCGAGGGCCGCGAGGTACTGTCCCAGCACGAGCACGGTCGCCGGTCCTGCAGCGGTCGACCCTTCCGACGACTCTCCCGTCTCCTGCAGCGCCGCCGCGAAGGGCTCCGGAGGCACCGGGACCGCCGCCGCGTGCGGAGAGGCCACCAGCGGACGGACGCCGGGCACCACGTCGGCGTACACGACCCGTTCGATCCGCGCCGTGACCGCGTGCGGCAGCCGTACCCGCATCGGCGCGTAGGTCATGAGGCCGTCGCCGACGATGGTCACCCGCGCCTCGGGGAACACGGAGAGGAGAGTACGGGCCGGTGCGACCTGGGGGCTCTGCACGAACAGCTCGATCTCCCGCGGGTCGAGCCGCCACGCTCGCGCGAGGAGTCGCCCCAGCACGGGGAGGTCGGCGTCCGCGGGTTCCCAGGCGCTCGGATGCAGGGGTCCCAGCACGTCGGCCAACGGCTCGACACGATGGAACCGGCCGCGGAGGGAGTGCAGCGCGGGATCCGTGTCGATGCCGACGACCGTCTCCGGGACCCGCGACGAGGTGAACGGCACGAGCACCCGCTCCGGGGCGTGAGCGCCCGCGCCGGAGCCCGCGTCGAGCAGGCCCGCATCGATCGCGGCGGCCGCGGTCGCGAGCCCGTAGGCGCTGTGCAGGGCGAAGAGGCGGGTCATGTCGCGTGGCCTCCGCCGCGCAGGCTGCGCGCGAGCACCCGACGTCGCGGACCGTCGAGCCGGGCGAGCACCGTGGCGACCTCCGCCGCCGGGAGGTCGTGCAGCAGTGCGCGGATCCGCCTCCGCATCTCGCGACGCACGGGTGGCGCCATGCGCCGCGAGCGCACCAGGTGATGCGCGCTGAGGGCGAGCGCGGTCCAGACGGCCTTCGGGAGGAAGCGGTCGGCATCGCGGTCTTTCCGGACGAGCTCGATCACCTCCGCCAGCGCGGGGGCGAAGTCGAGCTGGCGGCGGTCGTGCACCTGCGTGAGCGACGTCTCGACGCCTCGGCGGTAGAGCAGCGCCGGGGCGTCCACCACGGCGAACGAGGCCGCGTCCAGATGCAGGCGCCAGATCCAAGGGCGGTCCTCGGCCGTGAAGAGGCCGGAGGGGAACGCGGCGAGCCCCCGGTCGAGCACACGGCGGTGCAGGAGTCCCGCCCAGGCGAAGGGGTAGTCCACCATGCTCGGCTCATCGACCGGAAGGATCGCCTCCCGGGGTGGTAGGACCCGCTCCCTCCACGGATACGGAGCCCGGACGAGCGCACGCCGCATCCCGGTGACGGTGACATGATCCGTCCGGAGGAAGTCGCACCGGAGCTCTCGCAGGCGCGCGGCGAGGACCGCGAGGCGCTGCGGCTGCATCCAGTCGTCCCCGTCGACGAAGCAGAACGCCTCGCCCTCGACGTGGGCGAGCCCCTGGTTGCGTGCCGACGCCAGCCCGCGCGGCTCGGCGTTCCGCAGCACCTGGGCGTGCGGGAACCGCTCCGCATAGTGCGCCATGAGCGCGCCGGTCTCGTCGCGGGAGCCGTCGTCGATGGCCACGAGCTTCAGAGCGGCGGGATCGTCGAACTGCCGGGTGAGCGTCTCGAGGGTGGTGCCGATGTACGGGCCGGCGTCCTTCGCAGGCAGGATGACGGTGACGAGGGGCGTGCGCACGGAGCTCCCGGAGTGGGCGATGGGCTCGTCATCGTGGCAGGCGACGGTGGCCGGAGAGCGACCGTGCGGTGAACGTCCGGTGACGCGCGAGGTGAACGCTGAGGTGTGGCCCGCACCCGAACGAGCCACACCCCCAGTGCGTTGCACTGCCGGATGCGAACACCCGGTGAACCGTCACCGTGAGGCGACGGCCACCCCGCGGCGGTACTGGCCCCCACCAGCGAACCGCGAGGCGTCGTCGAGAGCGACTCCATGAAGATCAGCACTCAACACGTAACACGATACAACCGTCTGTTCGATCGCGCGAATCGGCCTAGGTCAATCCGTGAAAATTCGCGCCGAGCCTCCGGATCGGCGACGATGGACGGATGCGGTGGCCCTGGAGCACGATATGGCGCCCGATGTGGCGGCGCCAGCGCGTCGGAGGCATCGAGCTGCGCTGGCTCACGGCACGGTCGTGGACCCAGCGCTGGTACCCCCAGGGCATCGACGTCGGCGAGCGCCGCGGACGACGCGCTCTCGCGGTGAGCTGGTTCCGCCAGGACCCGTCGGGGCGCCACCTCGCCTCGCGCGTGACCCTCGTGGATCGCGAACGCACCCGCCGCCTCGACATCGTGCTGGCCGTCGCCGACGACGACGGCGTCCTGCAGCCCGCACCGATCCATGCGGGAGGACTCGCCTGGTTCGGCGACCGCCTGTTCGCGGCGGCCACCAGGCAGGGCATCTGGGAGTTCGACCTCGGTGCGCTCCGGCGGGTGCACGGCACGGAGGCACAGCGGATCCGAGGAGGCACGAGCCGCCGCGATCGGCGTACGACGGTGGTGGCCGTGCGGACCCGTCGCCACCCGGTGACGCTGCGGTGTTCCTTTCTCGGTCGCGTGTTCGACGAGGACGGGACGCCGCTCCCCCGCGTGCTCATCGGCGAGTACCGGGGTCAGGAGACGGGAGAGGTCGGCGAGTTCACCATCCCCCTCGGACCCGACGACGGCTTCGTCGAACACGAGCGCTTCACCCCCGGCATCCGGCACATGCAGGGGGCCGTGCGGTGGGGTGACCGCTACCTCGTCTCACAGTCCGATCACCTCCGGCCCGGGGTGCTGTGGTCCGGCCGCCACGATGCACTCACCCGGCACCCGATGGCTCTGCCCGTCGGCTGCGAGGATCTGGCCCTCGACCCCGACGACGAGCTGCTGTGGACGCTGGGTGAGCATCCGTGGCGGCGCGTGGTGCGGGGCATCCCCTTCGTCAGCCTCGGGCTCCGGGTTCCCGGCGGGGCCACGGGACCGCGAACGTAGACTGAGGGGGTGAAGAAGCCCGCCCCCCTCCTCGTCTACACCGTGCTGCGCCTGCTGGCGTTCCTCGTCCCGCTGGCCATCCTGTGGTTCTTCTTCCCGATCTTCCGCGAGTTCTGGTGGCTCGCCGCGATCTTCGCCGCCCTCATCGGCGCGAGCATCTCGATGCTCTTCCTGCGCACCCCGCTCTCGGACGCCTCCGCACGCCTGCACGAGCGCCGGCAGGGCAAGGTCTCCGGACGGCAGGCCGACGCCGACGCCGAAGACGAGCTCGTCGACCGCTCCCCCGACGAGCGCCCCTGACGCTTTCCGCCTCGCGCACCCGCGCACAACTTCGGAGATCCGCCGCGGCACGCCGCCCGCGCGGTCATCAACGCGGCGTGTCGTCCACCGTCTCCGAAGTCGTGACCGGCCCTGTCCGCGTCTCCATTGTTGGACTCGGTCTCAAAACTCTCGGCTAAGCCATAGGTTCGACCGACATCTCGGCCCCTGTGCGGGGGTCACCGCGCACGACTTCGGAGCGACCGCAAGACGCGCCGGGGAGAGGACCAGGACGACGGCGTGTCGGTCGCGAGCTCCGAAGTTGTGCCCGACGGGAGACGGGGAGCGGAGTCAGCCGGCGAAGGCCCAGAACAGGGCGCCGGCGTAGAGCAGCGAGGTGAGCGACGTCAGCGCGAGGGCGATGACCAGTTCCCGCGGTTGACGGTAGGTCCAGACGATCACGATCGCGGGAAGCCCGGCCAGCAGCGCGAGCAGGGAGATCCAGGCGATCGGGAATAGCAGCGCGAGGAACACGGCGATGCCGAACGGCACGAGCACG
This genomic stretch from Microbacterium sp. Nx66 harbors:
- a CDS encoding polysialyltransferase family glycosyltransferase, which encodes MTRLFALHSAYGLATAAAAIDAGLLDAGSGAGAHAPERVLVPFTSSRVPETVVGIDTDPALHSLRGRFHRVEPLADVLGPLHPSAWEPADADLPVLGRLLARAWRLDPREIELFVQSPQVAPARTLLSVFPEARVTIVGDGLMTYAPMRVRLPHAVTARIERVVYADVVPGVRPLVASPHAAAVPVPPEPFAAALQETGESSEGSTAAGPATVLVLGQYLAALGLMTATEEVALQQRLVDRAAEELPERIVFKPHPAAPPQLAHAVRAHAESRGLAFVEDRGRLAAELLAERLDARAVVATFSTALPTVRTLFGRRIGAAGATELLRTLTPVENSNRIPLTIVDALTRTLSPYADPDRLQLLVDAVGYTMQPEIAGHLRARAEELLDGLDREERRRYFASERLTALALPGGSAPRGVRRLLAPRGGVGRIEEWRLTAVGARRRVGRAWREIRGR
- a CDS encoding DUF6716 putative glycosyltransferase, with amino-acid sequence MTAGAGMRVVAIADADSFVKWAASLLGAVPDLRSQLLLVRTPLTVSAAQQDAALAGTGFGAADVTRLDFERVAGWLEVQRPDVVLLAGRGPFVRLLGRVVDALRHRPVTVSGLPGMAIPAQRGALDYRRHTDLLIVHSHRERRAFAELGERIGVRTPLALATLPFARGRERWSGSRLRESAAAGVLSGGAGGIALAERPVDGTPAAVRRPGATDVVFAAQALVPRRPEERAAIAAILVRAAEADPSRRVVVKVRSRPGEAETHLDRDPYTRLFTAGRPANLVFSHAPMATALESAAGLVTVSSTAAVEALAHGVPVIALDRFGVHKSLLNTVFIGSGLLGGAGEVVAGRFRHPHPSWLRDNYFHPEVESDWWDRVQELVALRRAGALPHRRVPAARGGALHEAWHRASVLGRADRSLTGRLALAAGVPATHALSALRSGRHRSAQDTWADPTTDYTLEPNPFRDSIRR
- a CDS encoding DUF4229 domain-containing protein, whose protein sequence is MKKPAPLLVYTVLRLLAFLVPLAILWFFFPIFREFWWLAAIFAALIGASISMLFLRTPLSDASARLHERRQGKVSGRQADADAEDELVDRSPDERP
- a CDS encoding N-acetylneuraminate synthase family protein, whose protein sequence is MTVSIGSHVIGGGRPAYVIAEIGLNHNGDVDIAKRLIDVAARAGADAVKFQKRTPEISTPEHMRDVPRETPWGTMSYLDYRRRVEFGRDEYVEIGDHATMQGLDWFASPWDVPSVAFLEDLNVVAHKVASASLTDTELLVALRETGKPVILSTGMSTMEQIDRALDTLGTDRVVLMHATSTYPLEPEEANLRVIATLRDRYPGIPVGYSGHERGLQISLAAVAMGAVAVERHITLDRTMWGSDHAASLEPGGLEHLVRDIRVIESAVGDGVKRVFDSERAPMAKLRRVPA
- a CDS encoding acylneuraminate cytidylyltransferase, encoding MDERLQTTVAIIPARGGSKQIPRKNLERVGGVPLVARAVHAARAAACFDLVIVSTDDDEIAVAAEEAGARVIRRPVELSGDTATSEAAILHALDELEREGERFEVVAFLQATSPFLPSAALADAVAEVQQGESDSVFSAVETYGFLWRRGVDGTAEAINHEAGHRPRRQDREPHYLETGAFYVFRVDGFRAHRHRFFGRIGIAPVSEETAIEIDDAAQLQAARALAVLHESPVRIPVRAVVTDFDGVHTDDTAIIDADGGERVRVSREDGMGVSLLRRAGVPMLILSTEVNPVVRARADKLRVPVLHGIADKEAALRQWAQEQDVALADVAYLGNDVNDLPAMRIVGWPVAVANAHPLVRAEARVVLGRRGGDGAVRELVERVLSS
- a CDS encoding glycosyltransferase family 2 protein, with amino-acid sequence MRTPLVTVILPAKDAGPYIGTTLETLTRQFDDPAALKLVAIDDGSRDETGALMAHYAERFPHAQVLRNAEPRGLASARNQGLAHVEGEAFCFVDGDDWMQPQRLAVLAARLRELRCDFLRTDHVTVTGMRRALVRAPYPWRERVLPPREAILPVDEPSMVDYPFAWAGLLHRRVLDRGLAAFPSGLFTAEDRPWIWRLHLDAASFAVVDAPALLYRRGVETSLTQVHDRRQLDFAPALAEVIELVRKDRDADRFLPKAVWTALALSAHHLVRSRRMAPPVRREMRRRIRALLHDLPAAEVATVLARLDGPRRRVLARSLRGGGHAT